From Marivirga harenae, one genomic window encodes:
- a CDS encoding 3-deoxy-manno-octulosonate cytidylyltransferase — MKDYIVVIPARMQSSRLPGKPLIELQGKSMIQRTFAQCTKAVDKNLIYVATDSEEIYSHCMQNDMQVLMTSEEHLTGTDRVAEVAEKIEAKHYINVQGDEPIFNPADLKETIKALKKYPADIINGYAILEKEAQYKSVTIPKLVFRPDGRLLYMSRSPIPGSKSGSLRKSWRQICIYVFPKKALISFAKCKEKTPLEAEEDIEILRFLELGFEVRMIPLSNDSVAVDTPEDAEIVREILKINDEG; from the coding sequence ATGAAAGATTATATAGTTGTTATACCAGCACGCATGCAGTCTTCTCGTTTACCGGGTAAGCCTTTGATTGAGTTGCAAGGTAAAAGTATGATCCAACGAACTTTTGCGCAATGTACTAAAGCTGTTGATAAAAATCTTATCTATGTAGCCACTGATAGTGAGGAAATATATTCTCATTGCATGCAAAATGATATGCAGGTGTTAATGACTTCTGAAGAACATTTGACGGGTACAGATAGGGTAGCAGAAGTAGCTGAAAAAATTGAAGCAAAACATTATATCAATGTGCAAGGGGATGAGCCTATTTTCAATCCAGCTGATTTAAAGGAAACAATTAAAGCATTAAAAAAATATCCAGCAGATATTATTAACGGATATGCTATACTAGAAAAGGAAGCACAATACAAAAGTGTAACCATACCTAAATTAGTGTTTCGCCCTGATGGAAGGTTATTATATATGAGTAGAAGTCCTATACCTGGGAGTAAATCAGGTAGTTTAAGGAAATCCTGGAGGCAGATATGTATATATGTATTCCCTAAAAAAGCGCTAATTAGCTTTGCGAAGTGCAAAGAAAAAACGCCTTTAGAAGCAGAAGAGGACATAGAAATTTTACGTTTTTTGGAGCTGGGATTTGAGGTACGTATGATTCCTTTATCTAATGATTCGGTTGCAGTGGATACACCTGAGGATGCAGAAATTGTGAGAGAAATTTTAAAGATTAATGATGAAGGATAA